The following are encoded in a window of Nilaparvata lugens isolate BPH chromosome 13, ASM1435652v1, whole genome shotgun sequence genomic DNA:
- the LOC111055077 gene encoding uncharacterized protein LOC111055077, which translates to MSLRLDFVDKWTVDQYRDALDTDEQWDLKRNFMLANCESFPVEKLLYFTEIFFNITFRKCSYPFSIMTQVEEMSKDVFTSKHAVLRNRFYKTLVEVLRSKPQSHIERPTSSNETTQPSEKTHDNYSPSFTKRNQDFLFDRDNSGNMTEMNIQNSETSSIKKVGVPQNPSPIREDRGGSILDTAFHTIYGDYVLHEDDGEGVDNSSMAPNLQSISSKSLFLLHNSNKREDKSLEYHSEICREAMVKDNSSLEKRDSDLPLENHRQLKNSLVTDKMVERIRSILEKHRQSKVPLTTSKTSVLPAYDNRKSTSVNNTNLESINIKLEKDNGINPDQADEPLKTKLIPYSVLSKLRSDLLTEIRSKERDGNSRSREPDQKADKSRKNNQKDKRSDRACKKEGRSDSRELCRYSPERGHHSRKDKSSERGQHTRKDISPEHGHYSRKDKSPERGQHTRKDISPEHGHYSRKDKSPERGQHTRKNISPEHGHYSRKDKSPERGQHTRKDISPEHGHYSRKDKSPERGQHTRKDISPEHGHYSRKDNLQNVDNILEKIYLQNMDIIVEKTNLRTWTTY; encoded by the exons ATGTCACTAAGACTAGATTTCGTAGACAAATGGACAGTTGACCAGTATCGTGATGCTTTAGATACTGATGAACAGTGGGATCTGAAGAGGAATTTTATGCTAGCTAATTGTGAATCTTTTCCGGTTGAAAAACTTTTGTATTTTACAgagattttcttcaatattacaTTTAGAAAGTGCTCCTATCCATTTTCAATAATGACTCAAGTGGAAGAAATGTCAAAAGATGTTTTCACCAGCAAGCATGCTGTACTGCGGAATAGATTTTATAAGACATTAGTTGAAGTATTGAGGTCCAAACCACAGAGTCATATCGAAAGACCAACCAGTTCCAATGAAACTACACAACCAAGTGAAAAGACTCATGATAACTATTCGCCATCCTTTACTAAGAGAAATCAAGATTTCCTTTTTGATCGAGATAACTCCGGGAATATGACTGAAATGAACATTCAAAACAGTGAAACATCTTCTATCAAGAAAGTTGGTGTTCCTCAAAACCCTTCTCCAATTAGGGAGGACCGTGGAGGTAGTATTTTGGATACAGCTTTCCACACCATCTATGGTGATTACGTATTGCATGAAGATGATGGGGAAGGTGTTGATAATTCTTCCATGGCTCCAAATTTGCAGAGCATCTCATCAAAATCACTTTTTTTGCTTCATAATAGTAACAAACGTGAAGATAAAAGTTTAGAATATCATAGTGAAATTTGTAGGGAAGCAATGGTTAAAGATAACAGTTCTTTAGAAAAGAGAGATAGTGATTTGCCTCTAGAGAATCATCGCCAGTTGAAAAATTCACTTGTCACTGATAAGAtggttgaaagaataagaagtatTTTAGAGAAACATCGCCAATCAAAGGTTCCACTGACCACTTCGAAAACATCTGTACTCCCAGCTTATGATAACAGGAAATCTACAAGTGTAAACAATACAAATCTTGAGAGCATAAATATTAAGCTGGAGAAAGATAATGGGATAAATCCAGACCAAGCTGATGAACCACTGAAAACAAAACTTATTCCATATTCTGTCTTATCAAAACTAAGATCAGATTTGTTAACCGAAATCAGATCAAAGGAGAGAGATGGAAATTCTCGTTCACGTGAACCTGACCAGAAAGCTGATAAATCCAGAAAAAATAATCAGAAAGACAAAAGATCTGATCGGGCATGCAAGAAAGAAGGTAGGTCTGATTCCAGAGAACTATGCAGATATTCTCCAGAACGTGGACATCATAGTAGAAAAGACAAATCTTCAGAACGTGGACAAC ATACTAGAAAAGATATATCTCCAGAACATGGACATTATAGTAGAAAAGACAAATCTCCAGAACGTGGACAACATACTAGAAAAGATATATCTCCAGAACATGGACATTATAGTAGAAAAGACAAATCTCCAGAACGTGGACAACATACTAGAAAAAATATATCTCCAGAACATGGACATTATAGTAGAAAAGACAAATCTCCAGAACGTGGACAACATACTAGAAAAGATATATCTCCAGAACATGGACATTATAGTAGAAAAGACAAATCTCCAGAACGTGGACAACATACTAGAAAAGATATATCTCCAGAACATGGACATTATAGTAGAAAAGACAATCTCCAGAACGTGGACAACATACTAGAAAAGATATATCTCCAGAACATGGACATTATAGTAGAAAAGACAAATCTCAGAACGTGGACAACATACTAG